Proteins co-encoded in one Salvia splendens isolate huo1 chromosome 4, SspV2, whole genome shotgun sequence genomic window:
- the LOC121801511 gene encoding probable protein phosphatase 2C 14, whose translation MANDSAVVVIDAVSRSRFHQPNRLLVSSLKRKRPPKIDIPIVLREIPADTFNGQAGSDVACFSSSSVAVFAAKGKKKFMEDSHKIFHSSHATKDFFGVFDGHGGSKAAEFVAENLHLNFFKMLETNCGNEKEKAIREAYLRTDKDFLKQGLSSGVCCVTALIQGKEMAVSNLGDCRAVLCRDGVAEAITTDHKPEREDERRRIEDNGGFLEIHRGTWRVHRTLAVSRSIGDAHLKDWVMAEPDTQLIHLTPDMQYLVLASDGLWDEVSNQEAVDIVMQSCSSNKKLKGFSPAKNGCLYHCTSLSPSSLSPRLPSHKSKRISHYRETQDEKCCERKSPASSTPRMSSQTQFLNNENDVLGDKPCNPGLLGACKELVSLAVARGSLDDITVMIVDLSSYNG comes from the exons ATGGCAAATGACAGTGCTGTTGTAGTGATCGACGCCGTTTCAAGGTCAAGATTCCACCAACCGAATAGGCTGCTGGTTTCTTCTTTGAAGAGGAAGAGACCGCCCAAGATCGATATCCCTATAGTTCTACGTGAAATTCCTGCTGATACTTTCAATGGCCAAGCTGGTAGTGATGTTGCctgtttctcttcttcttcggttGCTGTTTTTGCTGCCAAAGGCAAGAAAAAGTTCATggaagactcccacaaaatctTCCATTCTTCTCATGCTACTAAG GATTTTTTTGGGGTGTTTGACGGGCATGGTGGGAGCAAAGCTGCAGAGTTTGTGGCAGAGAATCTGCATCTCAATTTTTTTAAGATGTTGGAAACTAATTGTGGAAATGAAAAGGAAAAGGCTATCCGAGAAGCTTATTTAAGAACTGATAAAGACTTCTTGAAACAG GGGTTGAGTAGTGGTGTTTGCTGTGTGACTGCGTTGATCCAAGGAAAAGAAATGGCAGTTTCAAACTTAGGTGATTGCAGAGCGGTCCTGTGCAgagacggcgttgcagaagCCATCACCACTGATCATAAACCAGAACGAGAGGATGAGCGGAGAAGAATAGAGGATAAT GGTGGGTTCTTGGAGATTCATCGCGGAACTTGGAGAGTGCACAGGACACTAGCCGTCTCCAgaagcattggagatgctcatTTAAAAGATTGGGTGATGGCAGAGCCTGATACCCAGCTTATACATTTGACACCTGATATGCAATACCTTGTCCTAGCTTCTGATGGCCTCTGGGATGAG GTTAGCAATCAAGAAGCTGTGGACATTGTTATGCAGTCATGTTCAAGCAACAAGAAACTCAAAGGGTTCTCTCCAGCAAAGAATGGGTGCCTATATCACTGCACAAGTCTGAGTCCTTCATCACTATCGCCGCGACTTCCATCTCACAAATCGAAAAGGATATCTCACTACAGAGAAACACAAGACGAAAAATGCTGTGAACGCAAAAGTCCTGCATCAAGTACTCCAAGAATGTCATCACAGACTCAGTTTCTAAACAATGAGAACGATGTTTTGGGTGATAAACCATGTAATCCTGGGCTCCTTGGTGCCTGCAAGGAGCTTGTCAGCCTTGCGGTGGCTAGAGGTAGTTTGGATGATATTACTGTGATGATCGTTGATTTGAGTAGTTATAACGGATAG
- the LOC121798511 gene encoding uncharacterized protein LOC121798511, translating to MCSVTKFCDKIYTMAEGGSQYCSKKSDDICDEDSGKSSNMTRLKCFLRGLDIKAYLFLFMLIPTSLFFIYVHGQKITYFLRPLWESPPKPFHEIPHYYHENVSMENLCKLHGWGIREYPRRVFDAVLFSNELDILKIRWNELYPYVSEFVLLESNSTFTGLPKPFVFAGFRDEFKFLESRLTYGQVPGRFKKGENPFIEEAYQRLALDYLLKQAGIQDDDLLIMSDVDEIPSRHTINLLRWCDGIPPILHLRLRNYLYSFEFLVDDNSWRASIHVYESGKTRYAHYRQSDAILADAGWHCSFCFRRIKEFVFKMKAYSHVDRVRFSHFLNPKRVQRVICKGADLFDMLPEEYTFKEIIGKMGPVPHSYSAVHLPAYLLENADQFKFLLPGNCLRESG from the exons ATGTGTAGTGTAACCAAGTTTTGTGATAAGATATATACGATGGCGGAAGGGGGATCTCAGTATTGTTCCAAGAAGTctgatgatatatgtgatgaG GATTCAGGAAAGAGCTCGAACATGACAAGATTAAAATGCTTCCTGCGCGGATTGGACATTAAAGCCTATCTCTTCCTCTTCATGTTGATCCCGACATCTCTGTTTTTCATATATGTGCACGGCCAGAAGATCACATACTTCTTGCGGCCGTTGTGGGAATCTCCGCCTAAGCCCTTCCATGAAATCCCTCACTATTATCACGAGAACGTGTCAATGGAGAATCTGTGTAAGCTTCACGGATGGGGAATCCGTGAGTATCCTAGGCGTGTTTTTGATGCCGTGTTGTTTAGCAATGAGCTTGACATCCTCAAGATAAGATGGAATGAGTTGTACCCTTATGTCTCAGAGTTTGTCCTCCTGGAGTCCAACTCAACCTTCACTGGTCTGCCGAAGCCTTTTGTGTTTGCTGGATTCCGGGATGAGTTTAAGTTTCTTGAGTCACGGCTAACATATGGTCAAGTTCCGGGGAGATTCAAGAAAGGGGAGAATCCGTTTATTGAGGAAGCATATCAGAGACTTGCATTGGATTATCTCCTGAAACAAGCTGGTATTCAGGATGATGACTTGTTAATAATGTCAGACGTTGATGAGATACCAAGTAGGCACACAATTAATCTCTTGAGGTGGTGCGATGGAATACCTCCGATCCTCCATCTTCGTTTGAGGAACTATCTGTATTCCTTTGAGTTTCTTGTTGACGACAATAGCTGGAGAGCTTCTATTCACGTATATGAGTCTGGGAAGACGAGATATGCTCACTATCGACAGTCTGATGCGATATTGGCTGATGCAGGGTGGCACTGTAGCTTCTGCTTCCGACGCATCAAAGAGTTTGTATTCAAGATGAAGGCTTACAGTCACGTGGATCGGGTTAGGTTCTCTCATTTCTTGAACCCCAAGAGGGTGCAGAGAGTGATCTGCAAAGGCGCTGATTTGTTTGATATGCTTCCTGAGGAGTACACATTCAAGGAAATAATCGGGAAAATGGGACCGGTGCCACATTCGTACTCAGCTGTGCATCTTCCTGCTTATCTGTTGGAGAATGCAGACCAGTTTAAGTTCCTCTTACCTGGGAATTGCTTAAGAGAGAGTGGCTGA
- the LOC121799839 gene encoding probable E3 ubiquitin-protein ligase XERICO, with translation MGLSNFPSPAEGVLPLLVMNMAMSVALVKNKLRSLLQVVGDVEDDGSRTARTVSITRYGGGPAAECCVCLCRFEADEEVSELSCKHFFHKACLDKWFDNHHITCPLCRSIL, from the coding sequence atgGGATTGTCGAATTTTCCTAGCCCGGCGGAAGGGGTGCTGCCGCTGCTAGTGATGAACATGGCGATGTCGGTGGCTCTGGTGAAGAACAAGCTCAGATCATTGCTCCAAGTGGTGGGTGATGTCGAGGACGACGGATCGAGGACGGCGAGGACGGTGTCGATAACACGCTATGGCGGCGGCCCGGCGGCGGAGTgctgtgtgtgtttgtgtagaTTTGAGGCGGATGAGGAAGTGAGTGAGCTTTCTTGCAAGCATTTCTTCCACAAAGCTTGTCTCGACAAGTGGTTCGACAACCACCATATTACTTGCCCGCTTTGCCGCTCCATTTTGTAA
- the LOC121798509 gene encoding uncharacterized protein LOC121798509, producing the protein MKMEFDTGYRKGNFGRSSLPKKPNEIMRVLVTIAVGMMFGFFIGVSFPSLSLTKLNITTALIHDFVIIGDKSTANSTQDTASTSSSSSNQVTTDVSKIWVPSNPKGAEMLPPGIVASESDFYLRRLWGKPSEDLTSKPKYLVTFTVGYDQRKNVDAAVKKFSENFTILLFHYDGRTSEWGEFEWSRRAIHVSARKQTKWWYAKRFLHPDIVAAYDYIFIWDEDLGVEHFDAEEYIKLVRKYGLEISQPGLEPNRGTTWQMTKRRGGQDIHKVTEEKPGWCSDPRLPPCAAFVEIMAPVFSREAWRCVWHMIQNDLVHGWGLDFALQRCVEPPHERIGVVDAQWIVHQTVPSLGNQGEAEDGKAPWKGVRQRCQKEWEMFRNRMENAEKSYFKSLNFTRNT; encoded by the exons ATGAAAATGGAATTTGATACTGGGTACAGAAAGGGGAATTTTGGACGCAG CTCATTGCCTAAAAAGCCAAATGAGATTATGAGGGTGCTTGTTACCATCGCTGTCGGGATGATGTTTGGCTTCTTCATAGGAGTGTCGTTTCCATCACTCTCTTTAACAAAG CTAAATATCACTACTGCCCTTATTCATGACTTTGTAATAATTGGGGACAAAAGTACAGCTAACTCTACACAAGATACTGCAAGTACGAGCAGCTCTTCCAGCAATCAAGTCACAACGGATGTCTCAAAG ATTTGGGTTCCATCAAATCCAAAAGGTGCAGAAATGTTGCCTCCGGGTATTGTTGCATCTGAATCAGATTTTTATCTACGGAGGCTTTGGGGAAAACCTAGTGAG GACTTGACCAGCAAACCAAAGTATCTTGTCACCTTTACTGTGGGTTATGATCAAAGAAAAAACGTTGATGCAGCTGTTAAAAAG TTCTCGGAGAACTTTACAATCCTTTTGTTTCATTATGATGGAAGAACAAGTGAATGGGGTGAGTTTGAGTGGTCAAGACGAGCGATTCATGTTAGTGccagaaaacaaacaaaatg GTGGTATGCTAAAAGGTTTCTGCATCCGGACATTGTTGCCGCGTATGACTACATATTTATTTGGGATGAAGACCTGGGGGTCGAGCATTTTGATGCGGAAGA GTATATCAAACTTGTGAGGAAGTATGGTCTAGAAATATCACAGCCGGGTTTGGAACCCAACAGGGGTACAACTTGGCAGATGACAAAAAGAAGAGGCGGTCAAGACATTCACAA GGTAACAGAGGAGAAGCCGGGTTGGTGTTCTGACCCCCGTTTGCCGCCCTGTGCAGC ttttgtagaaatcatggctcCTGTATTTTCTCGAGAAGCATGGCGCTGTGTTTGGCATATGATTCAG AACGACTTGGTGCATGGATGGGGACTGGACTTTGCCCTCCAACGTTGCGTTGAG CCTCCTCATGAGAGAATCGGAGTGGTAGATGCTCAGTGGATCGTCCATCAAACAGTTCCTTCACTAGGAAACCAG GGCGAAGCAGAAGATGGAAAGGCTCCGTGGAAAGGG GTGAGACAGCGGTGTCAAAAAGAGTGGGAGATGTTCAGAAATCGAATGGAGAATGCAGAGAAGTCTTACTTCAAGTCCCTTAACTTTACAAGGAATACATAG